The following proteins are encoded in a genomic region of Natrinema sp. DC36:
- a CDS encoding nucleoside phosphorylase: protein MTTQPHLLVDEGDLTDIALIPGDPGRVDRIADHCDESETIAQNREYKVVNATYEGRELTICSTGIGCPSAAIAIEELANVGVETFIRVGTTGALQSEIEIGDMIVATGAAKNEGTSKRYEAVEYPAVPDYDALSALVDSAEANDEDVHVGPIASDDAYYAETDDAVDDWEAANLLSVEMEAAAVFSLARRKGLAAGAICTVDGNLVEGTQKGTDTEDDELPDKAKNNVGRAIDIALEAATTL from the coding sequence ATGACGACGCAGCCACACCTGCTGGTCGACGAGGGAGACCTGACGGACATCGCGCTTATCCCGGGCGATCCCGGGCGGGTCGATCGTATCGCCGACCACTGCGACGAGTCGGAGACGATCGCCCAGAACCGCGAGTACAAGGTCGTCAACGCCACCTACGAGGGGCGCGAGCTCACGATCTGCTCGACGGGGATCGGCTGCCCCTCCGCCGCGATCGCCATCGAAGAGCTGGCGAACGTCGGCGTCGAGACGTTCATCCGCGTCGGGACGACGGGCGCGCTCCAGTCCGAAATCGAAATCGGCGACATGATCGTCGCGACGGGCGCGGCGAAAAACGAGGGGACGAGCAAGCGATACGAGGCCGTCGAGTACCCGGCAGTGCCGGACTACGACGCGCTCTCGGCGCTGGTCGACTCGGCCGAAGCGAACGACGAGGACGTCCACGTCGGTCCCATCGCCTCCGACGACGCCTACTACGCCGAGACCGACGACGCCGTCGACGACTGGGAGGCCGCGAACTTGCTCTCCGTCGAGATGGAGGCTGCCGCCGTGTTCTCGCTGGCCCGCCGCAAGGGACTCGCTGCCGGCGCGATCTGTACCGTCGACGGGAACCTCGTTGAGGGTACGCAGAAAGGAACCGACACCGAGGACGACGAACTGCCGGACAAAGCCAAGAACAACGTCGGGCGCGCGATCGACATCGCGCTCGAGGCCGCGACAACCCTCTGA
- a CDS encoding potassium transporter TrkA, with protein sequence MQSIPSNLLIEVLLGLYLGLLTGIVPAFVSGSLGFLVRYFTGVTLPGFGVVVLALSIASVQGGLLGLVEPTIAQSPRLLIAVLVVLMLALYAHNQGDKLGAELPRRLSFTRLRQRTLSADVVELVGSVGQVTVRPAGEIRDMEGYPPLSPSLRQDLKASSWKLPADLPLSELEARIEERLRTDHDLADVDVAMDERGRATIVAAPPSGSLSRRVPAGQRAVSIATLVPTGIARGDEVTVRAGERSITGTVLSARSEIDDERAADAAFDTPGDEVATDGGEDAESAIADPKPNAATAGGPGRVTIAVTRRDVKPILEVESPRLVVRSRGTSREFEALALVKREGYAIRRFTVGATGSDDEATDFDATPSTADVTILAVRRHGSETGGRRHGWVFGPGIERQLEAGDEAFVAGPDDAIETFVEAIAR encoded by the coding sequence ATGCAATCGATTCCGAGCAATCTGCTGATCGAAGTGCTGCTCGGCCTCTACCTCGGTCTCTTGACCGGTATCGTCCCCGCGTTCGTTTCCGGCTCGCTCGGCTTTCTTGTTCGGTATTTCACCGGTGTGACACTGCCCGGGTTCGGTGTCGTCGTCCTCGCGCTATCGATCGCCAGCGTGCAGGGCGGCCTGCTGGGACTCGTCGAACCGACCATCGCCCAGTCACCGCGGCTGCTGATAGCCGTGCTGGTCGTCCTCATGCTCGCGCTGTACGCCCACAATCAGGGCGATAAACTCGGCGCGGAGCTCCCGCGCCGGCTCTCCTTTACCCGCCTTCGGCAGCGGACCCTCTCCGCCGATGTCGTCGAACTCGTCGGCTCGGTCGGTCAGGTGACGGTCCGCCCCGCCGGCGAGATCCGTGATATGGAAGGCTACCCGCCGCTGTCGCCGTCCCTCCGACAGGACCTCAAAGCCAGCTCGTGGAAACTCCCGGCCGACCTCCCCCTCTCGGAGCTCGAGGCCCGGATCGAGGAACGGCTGCGAACGGACCACGACCTCGCGGACGTCGACGTCGCCATGGACGAACGTGGTCGGGCGACGATCGTCGCGGCACCGCCGTCCGGAAGCCTCTCACGACGCGTACCGGCGGGCCAACGCGCCGTCTCGATCGCGACACTCGTCCCGACGGGGATCGCTCGAGGCGACGAGGTGACCGTACGCGCCGGCGAGCGCTCCATCACCGGAACGGTACTGAGCGCTCGGTCCGAGATCGACGACGAACGCGCCGCGGACGCCGCGTTCGATACCCCCGGCGACGAGGTGGCGACCGACGGCGGGGAAGACGCCGAGTCCGCGATAGCCGATCCGAAACCGAACGCGGCGACCGCTGGCGGCCCGGGACGGGTGACCATCGCCGTCACTCGACGGGACGTGAAACCGATTCTCGAGGTCGAGTCGCCACGACTCGTCGTGCGGTCGCGGGGAACGAGCCGCGAGTTCGAGGCGCTCGCGCTGGTCAAACGCGAGGGGTACGCCATCCGTCGATTCACCGTCGGTGCGACCGGCTCGGACGACGAGGCTACCGATTTCGACGCGACCCCGTCGACGGCGGACGTGACGATTCTGGCGGTGCGACGGCACGGCAGCGAGACCGGGGGCCGTCGTCACGGCTGGGTGTTCGGCCCCGGAATCGAACGGCAACTCGAGGCCGGCGACGAGGCGTTCGTCGCGGGACCGGACGACGCGATCGAGACGTTCGTGGAGGCGATCGCTCGATGA
- a CDS encoding HNH endonuclease, which yields MTARDWHADRDAVFERDAYTCRHCDAVGGDDEPTTLRPSPVGDVPLEGEVHESALVTVCDDCFGTLESDPSTDAVESDELFELVRETTGLQGATISDVAAFASLATSLPATLESALDEETDTDIDDSVSEYRRARRDVLLAIAIVDARLERLAALQSTVGPEIRVSLEAFAETATELQSTLREVVALGETVAAALERCQGCFDGVRASAGATCATCGLTVRETADWRDGDGTLAFDRLFATINETLQGASETTETLTDRTMALAEQLTAQ from the coding sequence GTGACTGCACGCGACTGGCACGCCGACCGGGATGCCGTGTTCGAGCGCGACGCGTACACGTGTCGCCACTGCGACGCGGTCGGCGGCGACGACGAACCGACGACGCTCCGGCCCTCCCCCGTCGGCGACGTGCCGCTCGAGGGCGAGGTCCACGAGAGCGCACTCGTAACCGTCTGTGACGACTGTTTCGGGACGCTCGAGTCCGACCCCTCGACGGACGCCGTCGAGAGCGACGAACTGTTCGAACTGGTCCGCGAGACCACCGGCCTCCAGGGAGCGACCATCTCGGACGTCGCCGCCTTCGCGTCGCTGGCGACGTCGCTGCCCGCGACTCTCGAGTCCGCGCTGGACGAGGAGACCGATACTGACATCGACGACTCCGTCTCGGAGTACCGCCGCGCTCGACGCGACGTCCTGCTCGCGATCGCGATCGTCGACGCCCGCCTCGAGCGCCTCGCCGCCCTCCAATCGACTGTCGGCCCCGAGATTCGGGTGTCGCTCGAGGCCTTCGCCGAGACGGCGACGGAGCTGCAATCGACGCTCCGCGAGGTCGTCGCACTGGGGGAGACGGTCGCGGCGGCCCTCGAGCGGTGTCAGGGCTGTTTCGATGGGGTTCGAGCGAGCGCGGGCGCAACGTGTGCAACCTGTGGACTCACCGTCCGCGAGACGGCCGACTGGCGGGACGGGGACGGGACGCTCGCGTTCGACCGGCTCTTCGCTACGATCAACGAGACGCTGCAGGGAGCCTCCGAGACGACCGAGACGCTCACCGATCGGACGATGGCGCTCGCGGAGCAACTCACTGCGCAGTAG
- a CDS encoding HPP family protein, which yields MLEGVRARLHALASRLRRLERRELDSFVRWLEHTGNLLHLSVLVFVPLLIAAVTWLTNMTAEISFLLFPPLASGTYTLFADPEGKYATPWKFVGGMTVGALCGWLALALTAAAGLPGGGVSAAGAALAIFFTGLCTWGLDLEEPTAFSTALLVLVTGNAQFAYVLGIVVSSSFVASGFVLWRSRFYEQRAQYLYGTTGGDDHVLVPMADGGETVARFAASIAGAHDAGKVVLFDVVDEDAEQRVDPAGTEAAADDGSEKLTPAERAASDAGQRLESFATELADAYDVPCEVVVAADGGRSAGLTLQTARQQNCDLIVAPYAERESGGLSSFLTGLFDSEIDVIAFRSNGAPRRRWENSMVAVRGAGDTARAMLDFAIRVTGPGRPISVCTCIDRESRRRAAEGTLADLVDAFSGRFETHVANASVESYLTRVAPRYDVCFVGSSTDRSAASRFVSPPTFRKLSDLEADVAIVHRGRHR from the coding sequence ATGCTCGAGGGGGTGCGAGCGCGACTGCACGCGCTCGCGAGTCGACTGCGACGGCTGGAGCGACGCGAACTCGATTCCTTCGTCCGGTGGCTCGAGCACACCGGGAACCTCCTCCACCTCTCGGTACTGGTGTTCGTCCCGCTGTTGATCGCGGCGGTGACGTGGCTGACGAACATGACGGCGGAGATCTCCTTCCTGCTGTTTCCGCCGCTGGCGTCGGGAACCTACACGCTCTTTGCCGATCCCGAGGGGAAGTACGCCACGCCGTGGAAGTTCGTCGGTGGGATGACCGTCGGCGCGCTCTGTGGCTGGCTCGCGCTCGCGCTCACGGCCGCGGCTGGACTACCCGGCGGCGGTGTCAGCGCGGCCGGAGCCGCCCTCGCCATCTTCTTCACCGGGCTCTGTACGTGGGGGCTCGATCTCGAGGAGCCGACGGCGTTTTCGACCGCGCTGCTCGTGCTCGTGACCGGGAACGCGCAGTTCGCCTACGTGCTGGGCATCGTCGTCTCGAGTTCGTTCGTCGCGAGCGGGTTCGTCCTCTGGCGGAGTCGCTTCTACGAGCAGCGCGCGCAGTACCTCTACGGGACGACCGGCGGCGACGATCACGTCCTCGTTCCGATGGCTGACGGCGGGGAGACGGTCGCCCGCTTCGCCGCGTCGATCGCCGGCGCACACGACGCGGGGAAGGTGGTCCTCTTCGACGTGGTCGACGAGGACGCAGAGCAACGTGTCGATCCCGCCGGTACCGAGGCCGCCGCGGACGACGGGAGCGAGAAACTGACGCCGGCCGAACGCGCGGCCAGCGACGCCGGGCAGCGCCTCGAGTCGTTCGCGACCGAGCTCGCGGACGCGTACGACGTCCCCTGCGAGGTGGTCGTTGCGGCCGACGGCGGACGGTCCGCCGGGCTCACCCTGCAGACCGCCCGCCAGCAGAACTGCGATCTCATCGTCGCACCGTACGCCGAGCGCGAGAGCGGCGGTCTCTCGTCGTTTCTCACGGGCCTGTTCGACAGCGAAATCGACGTGATCGCGTTCCGCTCGAACGGCGCCCCGCGACGGCGGTGGGAGAACAGTATGGTCGCGGTCCGCGGTGCCGGCGACACCGCTCGAGCGATGCTGGACTTCGCGATCCGGGTGACCGGGCCCGGCCGACCGATCAGCGTCTGCACCTGCATCGACCGCGAGTCGCGCCGCCGCGCGGCCGAGGGGACGCTCGCGGACCTCGTCGACGCGTTCTCGGGCCGCTTCGAGACCCACGTCGCCAACGCGTCTGTCGAATCCTACCTGACCCGGGTCGCGCCCCGGTACGACGTCTGTTTCGTCGGCTCGAGCACCGACCGGTCGGCCGCCTCGCGGTTCGTCTCGCCGCCGACGTTCCGGAAGCTCAGCGATCTCGAGGCGGACGTGGCGATCGTCCACCGCGGACGCCACCGCTAG
- a CDS encoding amphi-Trp domain-containing protein — translation MADEPDDADRPDESESDEEAAFELERAYDRADLAAVFREFATAFESGRSLRLDSDDRSVDIAVPQRVVAEFETERESDAEPPVAELELEIEWDDPDGSSLRVTDRDARDTAEDRDRSAAADADSTAVMPLEGVANRDGAGSEDGNTEEATATAETDATTEGAGTAEGTAATDRTGSSERTSRFEVYEDKAGQWRWRLVHWNGNIVADSGEGYSSRSNAERAARSVMRSAPSATIQRRD, via the coding sequence ATGGCCGACGAACCGGACGACGCGGACCGACCGGACGAATCGGAATCGGACGAGGAAGCGGCGTTCGAACTCGAGCGGGCGTACGACCGAGCGGACCTCGCCGCCGTCTTCCGCGAGTTCGCGACCGCCTTCGAGTCGGGGCGCTCACTCCGACTGGACAGCGACGATCGGAGCGTCGATATTGCGGTGCCACAGCGCGTCGTCGCCGAGTTCGAGACCGAACGCGAGTCCGACGCGGAGCCCCCGGTCGCCGAACTGGAACTCGAGATCGAGTGGGACGATCCCGACGGCTCGAGCCTTCGGGTTACCGACCGCGACGCCCGCGATACCGCCGAGGATCGCGACCGGTCGGCGGCTGCGGACGCCGATTCGACGGCGGTGATGCCCCTCGAGGGAGTCGCCAACCGGGACGGAGCCGGTTCGGAAGATGGCAACACCGAGGAAGCAACGGCAACGGCGGAGACGGACGCGACGACCGAAGGAGCGGGAACTGCCGAGGGGACAGCGGCTACCGATCGAACGGGGAGCTCCGAGCGGACCAGCCGCTTCGAAGTCTACGAGGACAAGGCGGGCCAGTGGCGCTGGCGGCTCGTCCACTGGAACGGCAACATCGTCGCCGACAGCGGCGAAGGCTACTCCTCCCGTTCCAACGCCGAACGAGCGGCCCGAAGCGTCATGCGCAGTGCTCCGTCCGCCACGATCCAGCGGCGCGACTGA
- a CDS encoding DUF63 family protein, translating to MVLPEGFVVPPWYLLVPVIVLLGSVLALLWALEPPVTDRTVLAFAPWMMFGASLHVLYKLDAFQIDAFPASIESLFSAPMVYAVTAIIAGGIWIIAIFLHVGGLQPTIARFVGIAGTAFFTVFAMFAIFRSIEAGVFEPFWPVIAIVVAGIVTAIAWIALSLWFTDVAATTSTTGALVVFGHTLDGVTTAIGYDVLGAAESVPLSLVLLEAGEALPTAEYIGAGWLFVLLKVSLAMVILGLFREYVEEEPRQARTLLALVAAVGLGPATHNTLLFMVS from the coding sequence ATGGTATTACCCGAGGGGTTCGTCGTCCCGCCGTGGTACCTGCTGGTGCCGGTCATTGTCCTTCTCGGCAGCGTCCTCGCGCTGTTGTGGGCGCTCGAGCCGCCGGTGACCGATCGCACGGTTCTGGCGTTCGCGCCGTGGATGATGTTCGGCGCGAGTCTGCACGTCCTCTATAAGTTGGACGCGTTCCAGATAGATGCGTTCCCGGCGAGTATCGAGTCCCTGTTCAGCGCCCCGATGGTCTATGCGGTAACGGCGATCATCGCGGGGGGCATCTGGATCATCGCGATATTTCTCCACGTCGGCGGTCTCCAGCCGACGATTGCGCGGTTCGTCGGGATCGCCGGAACGGCGTTTTTCACCGTCTTCGCGATGTTCGCGATCTTTCGGAGCATCGAAGCGGGGGTCTTCGAACCGTTCTGGCCCGTCATCGCCATCGTCGTCGCCGGTATCGTCACCGCCATCGCCTGGATCGCGTTGAGCCTCTGGTTCACCGACGTCGCAGCGACCACGAGCACGACGGGCGCACTCGTCGTCTTCGGACATACGCTCGACGGCGTCACGACCGCGATCGGCTACGACGTCCTCGGGGCCGCCGAGAGCGTCCCGCTCTCGCTAGTGCTCCTCGAGGCCGGGGAGGCGCTGCCGACGGCCGAGTACATCGGTGCGGGCTGGCTGTTCGTCCTCCTCAAAGTCTCGCTCGCAATGGTCATCCTCGGGCTGTTCCGGGAGTACGTCGAAGAGGAACCGCGACAGGCCCGTACGCTGCTCGCGCTGGTCGCCGCGGTCGGCCTCGGCCCGGCCACCCACAACACGCTGCTGTTCATGGTCTCCTGA
- the deoC gene encoding deoxyribose-phosphate aldolase, whose product MDRSELAPLIDHTVLGPETTPADVRAVLDDAREHGMNACIPPYAVELAAEYAPNVTLATVVGFPHGQHAPNVKRREGVTAWQDGADELDVVINVGRLRAGDDEAVEAELAELVAAVPIPVKVILETALLSDAEKRRACEAARAADAAMVKTSTGFASVASEKQRANGEAVSAGATVPDVELMSEYLPVKASGGVGSYDEAIAMLEAGAERIGASSGVEILEGAPE is encoded by the coding sequence ATGGACCGCAGCGAACTCGCCCCCCTGATCGACCACACCGTTCTCGGCCCCGAGACGACGCCCGCCGACGTTCGAGCCGTCCTCGATGATGCTCGGGAGCACGGCATGAACGCCTGTATCCCGCCCTACGCGGTCGAGTTGGCCGCCGAGTACGCCCCGAACGTCACCCTCGCGACGGTGGTCGGCTTCCCCCATGGCCAGCACGCGCCCAACGTGAAACGACGCGAGGGCGTGACGGCCTGGCAGGACGGAGCCGACGAACTCGACGTCGTCATCAACGTCGGTCGCCTGCGGGCCGGCGACGACGAGGCCGTCGAGGCCGAACTCGCGGAACTGGTCGCCGCCGTGCCGATCCCGGTCAAGGTGATCCTCGAGACCGCGCTCCTCTCCGACGCGGAGAAACGTCGGGCCTGCGAGGCCGCTCGAGCGGCCGACGCGGCGATGGTGAAAACTTCGACCGGGTTCGCGAGCGTTGCTTCGGAGAAGCAACGTGCGAACGGCGAAGCCGTGAGCGCCGGGGCTACAGTTCCCGACGTCGAACTCATGAGCGAGTACCTCCCCGTCAAGGCCAGCGGCGGCGTCGGCAGCTACGACGAAGCTATCGCCATGCTCGAGGCCGGTGCCGAACGCATCGGGGCCTCGAGCGGGGTCGAGATTCTCGAGGGCGCACCGGAGTAG
- a CDS encoding ribose 1,5-bisphosphate isomerase — MPDTDPGTVPAVESTADDIAAMRIRGAATIADAAAAALATQAERSVAESPDAFRRELRAAARTLYETRPTAVSLPNALRYVLRGMTGDTVAELRESTITCAEVFQRDLAQAQEQLGEIGANRLRDGDVVMTHCHSTDALSCLEAALEDGTDLEAIVKETRPRKQGHITARQLREWGVPVTLIADNAARRYLDRADHVLVGADSIAADGSVINKIGTSGLAVNARERGVPVVVAAQTIKLHPDTMTGHTVEIEMRDETEVLSDEERAAITGTDASDGAELTVENPAFDVTPPRYVDAIVTERGQFPPESIVTLMRELFGEPTDDPWDA, encoded by the coding sequence ATGCCCGACACAGATCCCGGCACCGTTCCGGCCGTCGAATCCACCGCCGACGACATCGCCGCGATGCGGATCCGTGGCGCGGCGACCATCGCTGACGCGGCCGCCGCAGCGCTGGCGACCCAGGCCGAACGCTCCGTGGCCGAGAGCCCCGACGCGTTCCGGCGAGAGCTCCGGGCCGCCGCGCGGACGCTCTACGAGACGCGGCCGACGGCGGTCAGCCTCCCGAACGCCCTCCGGTACGTGCTTCGGGGGATGACCGGCGACACCGTCGCCGAACTCCGAGAATCGACGATCACCTGCGCCGAGGTCTTCCAGCGCGACCTCGCACAGGCCCAGGAGCAACTCGGCGAGATCGGCGCGAATCGGCTACGAGACGGCGACGTCGTCATGACCCACTGCCACTCGACGGACGCCCTTTCGTGTCTCGAGGCTGCGCTCGAGGACGGAACGGACCTCGAGGCGATCGTCAAGGAGACGCGGCCGCGAAAGCAGGGCCACATCACCGCGCGACAGTTGCGCGAGTGGGGCGTGCCGGTGACGCTGATCGCGGACAACGCGGCCCGCCGGTACCTCGATCGGGCGGATCACGTGCTCGTCGGGGCCGACAGCATCGCGGCGGACGGCAGCGTGATCAACAAGATCGGAACGAGCGGCCTGGCGGTCAACGCCCGCGAGCGGGGCGTGCCGGTGGTGGTCGCGGCTCAGACGATCAAGCTCCATCCGGACACGATGACGGGTCACACCGTCGAGATCGAGATGCGAGACGAAACGGAGGTCCTGTCGGACGAGGAACGGGCGGCGATCACCGGCACGGACGCGAGCGACGGGGCCGAGCTGACCGTCGAGAACCCCGCGTTCGACGTCACGCCGCCGCGATACGTCGACGCCATCGTCACCGAGCGCGGCCAGTTCCCGCCGGAGAGCATCGTGACGCTCATGCGGGAGCTGTTCGGCGAACCGACCGACGATCCGTGGGACGCCTGA
- a CDS encoding TrkA C-terminal domain-containing protein — MIAPVVAQLVPTETLVEALVGILGFTLLAAGAGAGVAFTYRWYSADEIPEGVAVLFGVALVAIWLNTQTALSQAILGNTGLLEPRTAIYTVAAFVASAIAADAGRRLGDYLARDVFVVATPRTITEVTQLVRSAGRVVSVELPEEIGDIDGYDPVDDSVKAEVAGQTFLFPGRLTVAKRRERLIARLERDFGIGHVDVDLEPDGSVGYLAVGSRPAGIGPTLAPGTVAVALAGDPAADASPGDAVRIWARDEESTTARRVAGGELRATAADVVTVALDAEDARDLEPGREYRLATLPGSPDAERDLVSLLRAADETVTTVAVEPDDPLAGLSIDALPVLVVALEREGEDGDEHLPLPAGGVRLAVGDIAYVLGRPDALRRVIDRTLVETRDGGGAPDRGEDSESGGESDADREHERVRERERPRER, encoded by the coding sequence GTGATAGCTCCCGTCGTCGCCCAGCTGGTCCCCACCGAGACGCTCGTGGAAGCGCTCGTTGGGATCCTCGGCTTCACCCTGCTCGCGGCCGGAGCGGGAGCCGGTGTGGCGTTCACCTACCGCTGGTACAGCGCCGACGAAATCCCGGAGGGCGTCGCCGTCCTCTTCGGCGTCGCACTCGTCGCGATCTGGTTGAACACCCAGACTGCGCTGTCCCAGGCGATCCTCGGCAACACGGGTCTGCTCGAGCCCAGAACCGCGATCTACACCGTCGCCGCGTTCGTCGCCAGCGCGATCGCCGCCGACGCCGGGCGACGGCTGGGTGACTACCTCGCGCGGGACGTGTTCGTAGTCGCGACCCCGCGGACGATCACCGAAGTCACGCAGCTCGTCCGTTCGGCCGGCCGCGTCGTCAGCGTCGAACTGCCCGAGGAGATCGGCGATATCGACGGCTACGACCCCGTCGACGACTCGGTGAAAGCGGAGGTGGCGGGCCAGACATTCCTCTTCCCCGGGCGGCTGACCGTCGCGAAACGGCGCGAGCGGCTGATCGCCCGCCTCGAGCGCGACTTCGGGATCGGCCACGTCGACGTCGACCTCGAGCCCGACGGGTCGGTCGGCTACCTCGCCGTCGGAAGCCGGCCGGCGGGGATCGGCCCGACGCTCGCGCCGGGAACCGTCGCCGTCGCGCTCGCTGGCGATCCCGCGGCCGACGCCAGTCCGGGCGATGCGGTCCGGATCTGGGCTCGGGACGAGGAGAGCACCACCGCGCGGCGCGTCGCCGGTGGCGAACTCCGGGCGACCGCCGCCGACGTCGTGACCGTCGCCCTCGACGCCGAGGACGCGCGCGACCTCGAGCCCGGTCGGGAGTACCGGCTCGCGACGCTGCCGGGCAGTCCCGACGCCGAACGCGATCTCGTCTCCCTGCTCCGGGCGGCCGACGAGACGGTGACGACGGTCGCCGTCGAACCGGACGACCCGCTCGCCGGCCTGTCGATCGACGCGCTGCCGGTGCTCGTGGTGGCCCTCGAGCGCGAGGGCGAGGACGGCGACGAACACCTGCCACTGCCAGCGGGTGGCGTTCGACTCGCGGTCGGCGATATCGCCTACGTCCTCGGCCGGCCGGACGCGCTGCGGCGAGTCATCGATCGGACGCTGGTCGAAACGCGAGACGGTGGTGGTGCGCCCGATCGTGGCGAGGATTCCGAGAGCGGTGGCGAGTCGGACGCCGACCGTGAGCACGAACGGGTACGGGAGCGAGAGCGGCCACGAGAGCGGTAG
- a CDS encoding HalOD1 output domain-containing protein produces MTEGRVNESNGCSLDRRIQYERDANESASIAAATALAQYYGDDVTATSTQLYDYIDPDALDSLFADTNRGAARARGTVEFQIDDAVVTVGPNRVDVRPTD; encoded by the coding sequence ATGACGGAAGGAAGGGTTAACGAGTCCAATGGATGCAGCCTCGACCGGCGCATCCAGTACGAGCGAGACGCGAACGAATCGGCGAGTATTGCTGCTGCGACGGCACTGGCCCAGTATTACGGTGACGACGTCACTGCGACCAGTACGCAGCTGTACGACTACATCGATCCGGACGCGCTCGACAGCCTCTTCGCGGACACGAACCGCGGTGCTGCGCGTGCAAGAGGGACTGTCGAGTTCCAGATCGACGACGCGGTGGTCACGGTCGGACCCAACCGCGTCGACGTTCGTCCGACCGACTAA
- a CDS encoding PfkB family carbohydrate kinase, whose product MDPIPVLTAGHVNWDVTLRVDRLPEPDGEASIRSNRQSGGGSAANVAAALAGLDIDTGLIGSVGDDDNGLLARRELEAAGVSLDGVRVIEGAETAVKYLLVDDAGEVSILGNDGVNEAVTPDDLEPERVRAADHVHLTGQRPDTAAAIARIASEADISVSFAPGRRLADREYGETLALADIVFVTDREATALLETESADATVEDRIIVITCGDDGAEAYTPNGSVVHPGFDVDPVDTAGAGDAFAAGFLATWLEGADIDRALAYGNACGALTASRDGARSAPTAEEIEDVLARHS is encoded by the coding sequence ATGGATCCGATACCGGTGCTCACGGCCGGCCACGTTAACTGGGACGTAACCCTTCGCGTCGATAGACTCCCCGAACCCGACGGCGAGGCTTCGATCCGCTCGAACCGCCAGTCCGGCGGCGGCAGCGCCGCCAACGTCGCCGCTGCACTTGCGGGTCTCGACATCGACACCGGGTTGATCGGGAGCGTCGGCGACGACGACAACGGCCTGCTCGCCCGCCGCGAACTCGAGGCCGCGGGCGTCTCGCTCGACGGAGTACGGGTGATCGAGGGGGCCGAAACGGCCGTCAAGTATCTCCTCGTCGACGACGCGGGCGAGGTCTCGATCCTCGGCAACGACGGCGTCAACGAAGCGGTCACACCGGACGACCTCGAGCCGGAGCGGGTTCGAGCGGCCGATCACGTCCACCTCACGGGGCAACGCCCCGACACCGCCGCCGCGATCGCTCGGATCGCCAGCGAGGCCGACATTTCGGTCAGTTTCGCTCCCGGCCGCCGACTCGCCGACCGGGAGTACGGTGAGACGCTGGCGCTGGCCGACATCGTCTTCGTCACTGACCGGGAGGCCACCGCGCTGCTCGAGACCGAGTCGGCGGACGCGACGGTCGAGGACCGGATCATCGTCATCACCTGCGGGGACGACGGGGCGGAAGCGTACACGCCGAACGGTTCCGTCGTTCACCCGGGGTTCGACGTCGATCCCGTCGACACGGCCGGTGCCGGCGACGCCTTCGCCGCGGGGTTTCTCGCGACGTGGCTCGAGGGTGCTGACATCGATCGCGCGCTCGCGTACGGGAACGCCTGCGGGGCGCTGACCGCGAGTCGCGACGGTGCGCGGAGCGCGCCGACGGCCGAGGAGATCGAGGACGTTCTGGCGCGACACTCGTGA
- a CDS encoding ubiquitin-like small modifier protein 1 — translation MPTEWKLFADLAERAGAKHVTVDAAAGDTVGDALEELLDEAPDLAGRVFDGDGDLRSQINVLRNGTNVLVEEEGLETELEDGDELALFPPVSGG, via the coding sequence ATGCCTACCGAGTGGAAACTGTTCGCCGACCTCGCCGAACGGGCCGGTGCCAAACACGTGACCGTCGACGCCGCCGCCGGCGACACCGTGGGTGACGCCCTCGAGGAACTCCTCGACGAAGCGCCCGATCTGGCGGGACGAGTGTTCGACGGCGACGGCGACCTGCGGTCGCAGATCAACGTGCTTCGGAACGGAACGAACGTCCTGGTCGAGGAGGAGGGCCTCGAGACGGAACTCGAGGACGGCGACGAGTTGGCGCTGTTTCCGCCGGTCAGCGGCGGATAG